One window from the genome of Amycolatopsis sp. NBC_01480 encodes:
- the argS gene encoding arginine--tRNA ligase: protein MTPAALADLVRSSAVQVLDARGVDTAVLPEQVTIERPRNPEHGDYATNLALQVAKKAGLKPREFADALAEVVSAADGVDAAEVAGPGFLNFRLAAGAQGEVVRQVLTAGDGYGRGDALAGRVINLEFVSANPTGPIHLGGTRWAAVGDALGRVLSAQGADVTREYYFNDAGAQIDRFVRSLIAAAKGEPAPEDGYSGGYITDIAAEVLKAEPSALSLPEAERHEAFRRIGIELMFSEIKQSLHDFGTDFDVYFHENSLHESGAVDAAVQQLKDSGNLYFDEGAWWLRSSEYGDDKDRVVIKTDGNPAYIAGDLAYFKDKRNRGFDLCIYMLGADHHGYIARLKAAAAAFGDDPDSVEVLIGQMVNLVSDGKPVRMSKRAGTVITMEDLVEAVGVDPARYELIRYSVDSSLDVDLDLLRKHSNDNPVYYVQYAHARLRSMQRSAADLGLKPEAIAADVDSVQFGLLTLPVEGDLMRTIGEYPAMVRRAAEMREPHRVARYLEELAGALHKFYAVREARVLPQGDEEATPLTYARLALCEAARQVLANGLSLLGVSAPERM, encoded by the coding sequence GTGACTCCCGCCGCTCTCGCCGACCTGGTCCGCAGCTCCGCCGTGCAGGTGCTCGACGCACGGGGCGTCGACACCGCCGTGCTGCCGGAGCAGGTGACCATCGAACGCCCGCGCAACCCCGAACACGGCGACTACGCGACCAACCTCGCCCTCCAGGTGGCCAAGAAGGCCGGGCTGAAGCCGCGGGAGTTCGCCGACGCGCTGGCCGAGGTCGTGTCGGCCGCCGACGGGGTCGACGCCGCCGAGGTCGCCGGGCCCGGCTTCCTCAACTTCCGGCTCGCGGCCGGCGCGCAGGGCGAGGTCGTCCGCCAGGTGCTCACCGCGGGTGACGGCTACGGGCGCGGCGACGCGCTCGCCGGGCGCGTGATCAACCTCGAGTTCGTCTCGGCCAACCCGACCGGCCCGATCCACCTCGGCGGCACCCGCTGGGCGGCGGTCGGCGACGCGCTGGGCCGCGTGCTGTCCGCGCAGGGCGCCGACGTCACGCGCGAGTACTACTTCAACGACGCCGGCGCGCAGATCGACCGCTTCGTGCGCTCCCTGATCGCCGCCGCCAAGGGCGAGCCGGCGCCGGAGGACGGGTACTCGGGCGGCTACATCACCGACATCGCGGCCGAGGTGCTCAAGGCCGAGCCGAGCGCGCTGTCGCTGCCCGAGGCCGAGCGGCACGAGGCCTTCCGCCGGATCGGCATCGAGCTGATGTTCAGCGAGATCAAGCAGAGCCTGCACGATTTCGGCACCGACTTCGACGTCTACTTCCACGAGAACTCGCTGCACGAGTCCGGCGCCGTCGACGCCGCGGTGCAGCAGCTCAAGGACTCCGGCAACCTGTACTTCGACGAGGGCGCCTGGTGGCTGCGCTCCAGCGAGTACGGCGACGACAAGGACCGCGTCGTCATCAAGACCGACGGCAACCCGGCCTACATCGCCGGCGACCTCGCCTACTTCAAGGACAAGCGCAACCGCGGCTTCGACCTGTGCATCTACATGCTCGGCGCGGACCACCACGGCTACATCGCCCGGCTCAAGGCCGCGGCCGCGGCCTTCGGCGACGACCCGGACAGCGTCGAGGTGCTGATCGGCCAGATGGTGAACCTGGTCAGCGACGGCAAGCCGGTGCGCATGTCCAAGCGCGCGGGCACCGTGATCACCATGGAGGACCTGGTCGAGGCGGTCGGCGTCGACCCGGCCCGGTACGAGCTGATCCGCTACTCCGTGGACTCCAGCCTGGACGTCGACCTGGACCTGCTGCGCAAGCACTCCAACGACAACCCGGTCTACTACGTGCAGTACGCCCACGCCCGGCTGCGCTCGATGCAGCGCTCCGCGGCCGACCTCGGCCTCAAGCCCGAAGCGATCGCGGCGGACGTCGACAGCGTCCAATTCGGACTGCTGACGCTGCCGGTCGAGGGCGACCTCATGCGCACCATCGGCGAATACCCCGCCATGGTGCGCCGCGCCGCCGAAATGCGTGAGCCCCACCGGGTCGCGCGCTATCTCGAAGAGCTGGCCGGCGCGCTGCACAAGTTCTACGCCGTACGCGAGGCGCGGGTCCTGCCGCAGGGCGACGAGGAGGCGACCCCTCTGACGTACGCCCGTCTCGCGTTGTGCGAAGCCGCCCGCCAGGTCCTGGCGAACGGCCTGTCCCTCCTCGGTGTCTCCGCTCCGGAACGGATGTAA
- a CDS encoding DUF3105 domain-containing protein, whose amino-acid sequence MANGTTRKKGTPNKAMKAAKARSVVAKKGTPWGTIAGVVLVVALLASVITYYMVKSAPQRDQKSRDEAAAAYAPSASNPDPSKKIPGVITANYAGSVHILPTERVAYDHSPPFGGPHDGYWAACNGVVYPNAVRTENMVHSLEHGTVWIAYNPQQITGDQVSLLSARVKGKPYTMMSPYPGLDKPISLQSWGHQLKLDKADDPRIDEFIAALRTNPNGVYPEIGASCDALGPGQFDPSNPPPFDPSKPGPDAKPMTYKGSTGAQGDAGTAPGSSGMPSSPPAGQ is encoded by the coding sequence ATGGCGAACGGGACAACCAGGAAGAAGGGGACGCCCAACAAGGCGATGAAGGCGGCCAAAGCCCGCTCGGTCGTCGCCAAGAAGGGCACACCGTGGGGCACCATCGCCGGTGTGGTCCTGGTGGTCGCCCTCCTGGCTTCGGTGATCACCTATTACATGGTGAAGTCCGCACCGCAGCGTGACCAGAAGTCGCGTGACGAGGCCGCGGCCGCGTACGCGCCGAGCGCGTCCAACCCGGACCCGTCCAAGAAGATCCCCGGCGTGATCACCGCCAACTACGCCGGCTCGGTGCACATCCTGCCGACCGAGCGCGTGGCCTACGACCACTCCCCGCCCTTCGGCGGCCCGCACGACGGCTACTGGGCCGCCTGCAACGGCGTCGTCTACCCGAACGCGGTGCGCACCGAGAACATGGTGCACAGCCTGGAGCACGGCACCGTGTGGATCGCCTACAACCCGCAGCAGATCACCGGGGACCAGGTGTCCTTGCTGTCCGCTCGGGTCAAGGGCAAGCCGTACACGATGATGTCGCCGTACCCGGGCCTGGACAAGCCGATCTCGCTGCAGTCGTGGGGCCACCAGCTGAAGCTGGACAAGGCCGACGACCCGCGCATCGACGAGTTCATCGCCGCGCTGCGGACCAACCCGAACGGCGTGTACCCGGAAATCGGCGCGTCCTGCGACGCGCTCGGCCCCGGCCAGTTCGACCCGAGCAACCCGCCGCCGTTCGACCCGAGCAAGCCGGGCCCGGACGCGAAGCCGATGACCTACAAGGGCAGCACCGGTGCGCAGGGCGACGCCGGCACCGCTCCGGGCAGCTCGGGCATGCCGTCCAGCCCGCCGGCCGGGCAGTGA
- a CDS encoding DUF305 domain-containing protein: protein MSSETDLEPDQADAVVAERPAWSRWVVIGGTLVAVLLIGAAIGMFATRLTDGDSATLSTPGAGSVEVGFAQDMSVHHLQAVTMANWARDHTTDPEVKQLAFDIESTQTEQVGRMKGWLMLWDQPEQTTGAYMTWMTEPMGHAGMQMPSSSPAGGAPMPGMATDEDLAKMRTLSGKALDIDFLQLMLRHHQGGTAMAQYAQDHSSLPALKALTTSMLTSQGAEMDQMKLMLQARGAKPLPAP from the coding sequence ATGAGCTCGGAAACCGACCTCGAACCGGACCAGGCCGACGCCGTGGTGGCCGAGCGGCCGGCCTGGTCGCGCTGGGTGGTCATCGGCGGGACGCTGGTCGCCGTGCTGCTGATCGGCGCCGCCATCGGGATGTTCGCCACGCGGCTGACCGACGGCGACTCGGCGACCTTGTCGACGCCGGGCGCCGGCTCGGTCGAGGTCGGTTTCGCGCAGGACATGTCGGTGCACCACCTGCAGGCCGTCACGATGGCGAACTGGGCGCGCGACCACACCACGGACCCCGAGGTGAAGCAGCTCGCGTTCGACATCGAGAGCACGCAGACCGAGCAGGTCGGCCGGATGAAGGGCTGGCTCATGCTGTGGGACCAGCCCGAGCAGACCACCGGCGCGTACATGACCTGGATGACCGAGCCCATGGGCCACGCCGGCATGCAGATGCCGTCCAGCTCCCCGGCCGGCGGCGCGCCGATGCCCGGCATGGCCACCGACGAGGACCTGGCCAAGATGCGCACGCTTTCGGGCAAGGCGCTGGACATCGACTTCCTCCAGCTGATGCTGCGCCACCACCAGGGCGGCACGGCGATGGCGCAGTACGCGCAGGACCACTCGAGCCTGCCGGCGCTCAAGGCGCTCACCACGAGCATGCTGACCTCGCAGGGCGCCGAGATGGACCAGATGAAGCTGATGCTGCAGGCGCGGGGCGCGAAGCCGCTTCCCGCGCCTTGA
- a CDS encoding cation diffusion facilitator family transporter has product MGHGHGHGQAVAPGSASGRYVRALLISLFIGAGFMVLEFVVGFATGSLALISDAAHMFTDVLGVGMALAAILLARRSGPTLSRTFGMYRAEVLAALANAVLLFGVAGYVLVEAIGRISDPPEVAGLPVMLAAGAGLIANIVSFLMLRSGAKESLNVRGAYLEVLADLIGSVGVLVSGAITLTTGWRYADPIIGVAIGLFVLPRTWTLARRALRILFQHAPTGVDVGEISTELAALPGVEDVHDLHVWTLTSGMEVASAHLTIKGEAEQSAVLTEAQDLLSARYAIKHATLQVEAPQCARRCQEMSW; this is encoded by the coding sequence ATGGGCCACGGACATGGCCACGGGCAGGCGGTCGCGCCGGGCAGCGCCTCGGGGCGGTACGTGCGCGCGCTGCTGATCTCGCTGTTCATCGGCGCCGGGTTCATGGTGCTGGAGTTCGTGGTCGGCTTCGCCACCGGTTCGCTCGCCCTGATCTCCGACGCGGCGCACATGTTCACCGACGTCCTCGGCGTCGGCATGGCCCTGGCCGCGATCCTGCTGGCGCGGCGCAGCGGCCCGACGCTCAGCCGCACGTTCGGCATGTACCGCGCGGAAGTCCTGGCCGCGCTGGCGAACGCCGTGCTGCTGTTCGGCGTCGCCGGTTACGTGCTGGTGGAGGCGATCGGCCGGATCAGCGACCCGCCGGAGGTGGCCGGGCTGCCGGTGATGCTCGCCGCGGGCGCCGGCCTGATCGCGAACATCGTGTCGTTCCTGATGCTTCGCTCAGGCGCCAAGGAAAGCCTGAACGTGCGCGGCGCGTACCTCGAAGTGCTCGCCGACCTGATCGGCTCGGTCGGCGTGCTGGTCAGCGGCGCCATCACGCTGACCACGGGCTGGCGGTACGCCGACCCGATCATCGGTGTCGCGATCGGGCTGTTCGTGCTGCCCCGGACCTGGACGCTGGCCCGCCGCGCGCTGCGCATCCTCTTCCAGCACGCCCCGACGGGCGTCGACGTCGGCGAGATCAGCACCGAACTGGCCGCGCTGCCCGGCGTCGAGGACGTGCACGACCTGCACGTCTGGACGCTGACCTCCGGCATGGAGGTCGCCTCGGCGCACCTGACGATCAAGGGGGAGGCCGAGCAGTCGGCCGTCCTCACCGAGGCGCAGGACCTGCTATCCGCGCGCTACGCGATCAAGCACGCCACGCTGCAGGTCGAAGCGCCCCAATGTGCGAGACGGTGCCAAGAAATGTCTTGGTAG